atggatcgattgcgacagaacgcgtgaacagtttcgcagcgagaggcttaggctaaggggtttagagtcaatactcagaatatattatgtgttgttgtgtgtttcacgtcgaaactagcggcctatttataggggagagtttgtggaaagatagaattgcagagttctaatccgcaaagaattaggaaaaaacacgtcccaggtaatttcggcgcccagctctgggcgtcaaagatttcggcgcccagggctgggcgttgaaaatagagatccatgcaatttcagcgcccagggctgggcgtcaaagatttcggcgcccagctctgggcgttgaaagtgatgtctgggccgaattctttgtcagattcggattcctaaaatctgtagagtttgagattaattcgagtcttttagcgcgtattaattttgtgacggaatgcgtctgggcccgttacgaactctaggctcgttaggatttcaattaatacgtaactcttatttccgaatcatattaggaataggattctcgcagttttctatctcatttaggatttatgttggaatgcaacacctaattctgacaggtttctatcttttatgattttgccacttttagaagctactttttacggcagttactatttttagcaggtttccataaatagcaggtttcgggtgaaatgaaatcgggaatcgagattcgtttattttataggagatgcgttgtcaagtggagtttttatgctttcatcatcgaacctttcccttgcgggaatggggacaaaagtaggtgtctacaagtagCAATGGCATTATTCATGTTACTTTTTTAAGaaacgaaaaagaaaacaaGTAGAGACAAAATATTCAGATCACATGTTGCTTGTTTGAGCCCTGTGCTGTTCCAGTAACCTGCAAAAAAGAAGTAGAATAAGGTTAGAGATCTATAAATGAGTGTAACAAGCAATTGAAAAGCTGAAAAGGCATACGAAGAAACCTATATGTGGAGGCAGCAGGCTATGTTGTGTCAGCCGTTCGTAGTACGTCATATATAAGACATGATGTTCCGAACGTGGCCGCCTGACTTCTGTTGCAAGTCACCTGTGGAAATGAGTATTACATTGGATGCTTTCTTGGCACGTGATAAAGCCACATATAATTTCCCATGTGAGAAACATGGCCGAGGAAGATAGATTGCAACTTGACTTAATGTCTGCCCTTGAGACTTGTTTATTGTCATAGCAAAACAGAGCTTGATAGGGAATTGTTTCCTTTGGAACTGGAAGGGATACTTTGAAGAAGTAGAGGGCCGTAATTTAATGCGTGGTATGAGAACATGCTCCCCTTTATGGTGGCCAGTTGTGATAACGCATTCAATAAGGTTGGGAAAGAAGCGCTTGAATATTAACCTTGTACCATTGCACAACCCAGAAGACAGTAatatattacggagtaatatCACGGGGCTGTTTTCTTTCAGGAAAAGCTGGTGTGGGCTCATTCCTCCTGGGCACAGAGTGTTAATGAATTATGTAGGATATATGTTGCAATTATCATCCAACATTATATCAAAGCTCCTATAAACAACAGGCTGCCCAGGGAACTTCTCAATGAGGGTTGTGTTAATCGAATCAACATCATCATTCAAAGGAGTCAGTATAGCTTTTTTTGTAAAGATATCTGAGTTGAAGCTATTTAAATCAAGCTCAGGAAAGGCAACTCCCGTTAGTTCTGTGACCGGGTCTTCACCAGGGGCAACATGTTTGATAATCTGCTCCGGCAATCGCACGAGTCCATCTTCTGATGTTTGTAACTCTCCATTTCCTAGGGCGAGGAGAAATGCTGAAAATTCCGGATCCTCTCGTGCGCGTATGTTCTCAGTGAGGcgattttttttgaattgaGGCCAAAGGGAAGAGTTCACTAAGCTAGCTTCCACTTCTTCTTGTTGTGTTTTGCGTGGAAAAACAGGTAACACCTGGTGGAAGTCTCCACCAAACACAACAAGCTTGCCGCCAAAGAGGGCATTTGGATTGCACAAGTCCCGGAGAAGCAAATCCAAGGACTCgatattttctttctttgccATTGAAGCTTCATCCCAGATGATTAAAGTTGTTTCTTTTATTAATGCGGCGAGGCTGCCTTGTTTTGGAACATCGCAAGCCAAGGAAGATTCTGAATCAACCGGTATTTTGAACCTTGAATGGGCAGTCCTTCCAAAAGGAATGTTGGATGCGGCAATACCTAATGTGGCAGTAGGAAGAACGACCTTCTTCATTAAGAGAACCTCTGCATAAAGTGAATTGTACAAGAAAGTTTTTCCGGTACCACCAGGGCCATCAATGAAGAATGCACCAGCTTTCCCTCTTACGACATGGTCAATGATACAGTCAAATGCCTCTTGTTGTGCCGGATTCAGTCTATCACGACAATAAATACATTCTTGAGGTATTGGCGCATCAAGTGCATCGATAATGTCCTTTGTTCTTGTGAACTCGTCATCTTCACAGCCGATCAAGTGTTCTAACCGAATGTTTTCAGAGACTTACCCATTGCCTCTAAATATTGTTCAATGGATCTCACTGTGAGATGCTTTACCCGATTTCCTGATTCCGGAAACTGGTGGCTGTAACATTGAGAAATGGCAGCATAGTATTTAAACCACATTGCAGTTGGGTCACTGGCTTGGCAGAACATCAGAACTGTTGCAAAGAGGCGGCGTAAAGCAGCGGGCATTTGGACTTCACATGCTTTAGCCAAGCATAGATCAACTACATTATCCTCTTCAAGAAGTTTGAGTTTAAGAGCTGCCTCTTGAAATGTTGTGCACCTGTGGCCATCAACAGTTAACAGATCCGTAAAAGACTTTGGCCCAGACACATGGGTAAGAAGAAATCTCAAATAGTACCGCTCTCCTTCAGCCGGGGCTACAAATGCCAGCCTACCGATAACCACCACATTGTTCTTCCTTTTTAGCCACTGCTTGTTAGAAGCATCCCATCTATAGTGCTCTGGGAACTGACCATACCGGTATCTCGGCCCGCCAGGTGTAGTAGCATTCAATTTAAAAAATTCTGTCAGGGGAGTACGTGCTCTTTTGTCACTTGCAATAACTGCATCTAGCTGCTCATGAGGCCTGACCTGAACAGTTTTCATATTAGGCAAGTGAACCGGAAGGGGCAGAACAGATGGATGCATTTCAAACAGGTCGAACCCAAAGATTCTCCAAGAAGCTTCACACGGGGAAACCCATCTCCCTGATTGGTACTGATCTATTTTGTTAACACTCACAGTGCCAGTGCTACTGTCCTGCGATACGTTGAACATTACCCTATCATGGCCTTTGTAGACATATTTGTAAAGATACTTAACCGCTTGAATTGAAGAGCAAATCTCTACGTTTAGATGGCAGTCGAACAGTGAAGAAGGTATAGATTATACGGGATAACCCATATATTATCCAAAGTAGCCTTGTGAATGGAAAATACTTCACCGCTATCTCTTCTTCTATACATTGGATAACATCAATTGTATTTGTCCTCTCATTGGTGAATTTTTTCGGGTACCCAGATTTACAAGTACTTTTGTTGCCTCGACGCGTCATGCAAGGAAATTGAGGATTCAAGTGTCCACAAGGTCCATGAACCATGTGCTTTAGAATAATCTTTCTTAGACGAATATCACTTGGGGGAGGCACCTCTGCATAGACGAATTTGTCGAAGTCAGGAGGGGATTTATCTTGAAATCGGGCTTCAGAATGATGAGGAAGTGAGCATGAGGCAACCCCCTTTTTTGGAATTCAATAACATAGATCATCGCAACAACTTCACCGAACACATGCTTGTCCATAATTTGCTTCTTCAAAGCAAGCAACTTGGCACGGAAAATCCTCGCGACCAAGTCCGGCCGGTTCTGGGCCTCTTCCCCAGCATTCAATTCTGCCTGGATTTCTGGCCAATTAACGTTACATGTCATTGTGACGAACAAATCAGGCTTTCCATACCATTGAACCAGCGTCATTGCATTCAAGTACCATTTCTTCATATCCCGAGGTCCCCCGAGGAAAGTTGGAGGCAATATAACGCGATGACCAACATTAGCTGCACCTATTCTCCCCACTCACAACGGTATCCATAATTCCTTGGTAGAGATCCGCCGTATATTTTCCTGGTTGTTGAGGAAGAAATCTAGACGAGTATTTTCGATTTTCATGTACATGTCCACAATGTACTGTTGAAAGCAACAACATGCTCTGAGTAGCAAGTTGTTAGGACGACTCTGGAGCTTATACGCGTAGTATTGCCTTGGAGAGATGTGCTTGTCCACATTAGAATGGCTGGATGTTGCACCTGAAAAGAGGGAAAAAATGGTAAGGAAAAACACAGAAGGCAATATAAATTAGGTGAGTAGAAATGTGGCTGGCATACGTGTAGCTTCCTCGGAGACAAAGGTTCTCGGCAGTGTGAACCGCACAGGACATTATAGGATCCTGTTGGCTATCCAGCTGCCGCCGGCCACCAGTAGGCATTTTTTTAAGCCTCTAGTTCCACCCACAGTCTCCGTATGGGAACAACAACGAGTACTGCAATGGATCATAGCAACCATAAAAGTGCATGATCCGATGCGACTCGTTAGATTTCCCTGACACAAGGATATGTGGGCTGCTAGACTCGCTTGAGGAGGTTATTTCAGGCCATATGACAGCAACTTCATCTGATGTAGGGGCATTATAAACACGTTGATCAGGCACCATGTTTTTATTTAGAACAATATGTGTACTTTCAGTAATGTCAATTCTTTCAAAGATCGAAAAAAATCTAGCATACGGATTTTGTTGAGTAATTTCGATTAGTTTATCTATAATATCTTCTCTTAACTCTGGGAAACAGTTTGCTCGGTTTTCAGATTCATGCTGACCATCGTAGAAATATAGTTGGCGATATTTAGGATTTTGGTCATTAGGAAGCAAATCAGGTATGTAATGATAAATTTGGCCATGCAATTTAAAGACATATATGCCTTTATGAGTTTTGGCATCAAATGTTCCTCCGAGGGAGCTAAAAGCAAAAAGATTGTTGTAGAGACGGACATATTTCCTGAAATGCAAGGCATCTTTCTCTTCATAAGTGTATAGCCTCGCAAGCTCAGCAGGAAATGCGTTAGAAGCTATCTCTATCTCTCCATCGCCACAAAAAAATGTAGTGATTCATACGCAAATTTTTTAGCGTTGCATTTTGGGCAATGTTGAGGCGGAGTTAATTTCAATGGGCCAGGTGGCAATGGCTGACCAATTATTGCCCGGGGTACCTCTGGTTCACAACCAAAATATTAGGCATGGGGTGTTATGAAATCAGGTAGACTTAGAAGATGGAAACGATTTGGTACAAGTATACTCACTTTGTGCTCTTGGTTGGCGTTTTTTCTTCGGTTTCCCAGATGACTGCTGGTTGGCCTTACCCACTGCACTGTATGTGTAGATAAAGCATAAGCTTGGTTGCGGGAAATGCTAAAAGAAATTGTCCAGTTAGTGAGATTACCTAGGTGGAGTAATGTGAGATATGGCCTGAACAGCTCTAGCACCTTTACTGCAGCGTGTAACCTGCAGTGGGTATGGAGAGAAAATAGTTTCTGATGGAAGGTCCAAGGGCGGAGCAGAACTCGATGTGCAATTTGTAGGTGCGTTACTGGATTGGGATTGTCTACTGGCAGTCGATCCACTACGCATTGCATAACCAATCAATAGTCTTGTTTTATAAGGACGAGTCTAGGCTGCACTAATAAACAGAATTCTAAAAAAAATGGATTACCTGTGAGAACCGATGTGTGACAAGCCTTGAGTAATTCTCAACCGTTTACTTTGCTGAGCTACAGGTGAGGACTGGCTCAGCAGCAACTTATCTGATATCCATGGAGAATAAACAACTATCAGCAGAAAGACATACATGAGCAACAACATAGACAAATATTAtccaaaaagaaaacaaatagaGCGTAGCAAGTTACCCATCAGGTCTGAGAAATGATAAATGCTGCACTGACAAGGGATACACGAGCGACACCAATTCAGAGGAACCGAGTAAGGTTATGCAGCACACAAATCATATGAAGTTGAGGTTTTAATACACCTGGAAGAACATCAATTTAATGTTGTGTACTTCAATCTCTGACCCAGTTACACACTTACACCCCCTAGATAAACATGAACACATGTCAAAAGAAATATACCTTAGAGTACCCAAAACCACAATTCTTCAAGCAAGGAACTGAACCTCCATCCAGTAACGTGTTCTCCAACTTTTAGTCTCGATGGAGAACTTGcttcaaaaagaaaaaggacGAAGACATCAATAAGAAAAAGTATATAAAAACAAAAAGTGTAGACACATTTCTAATGAAAATAACCCCAATGTAAATTGTTAACAAAGAACAACAAATGTGCAGACATATCAAATGCAAGAATAAGCCCAAGAAATCCAGCATTATTGAGCACACCAAATGCAAATCCTAACAGGTGAAACTCCAAATAAGATATATAACAATTAATTTAAAAGAAACCAATGTTAATGCAACAAATTTGAGGTCTAAAAAACTGCCAAAACAAAGTACATTATCAAAACCTTCCTGCAACTTTACGTAAGAGTTAAGTATAAGCTCCAAGTGTCCAAGTGTGTTTGAGTTTGATTTTGAGTTTAAATTAGGTGAATCGGGGTAATTGAGAAGCTTGTATATGCAGCAGAATTCAGGAACTTTTAAAAGTTTAGACTGCTCAACCAACTAAACTAAAGCATATTCACTGTGATCTAACATGGAGTTCacatattttcaatttttaaatAGTAGAAGGTAAACATAAACCCCAGGAGCATATAGGAACTAAAAAATGAGGGTACACCAATATAAAACACACAAACAAACTTCATTCCATTATGCATAGTGAAACACATTGTAGGTTACATAACTAACCAAAAGTATGTGGTTGGCTGCATACAAAAGATGTGTCTGAGGAaacatgtaacaccctaataattccttgctttttataaaatattttccaacttaaaacacaggaactaccaagatattaccgccaccgtgataacggctaaggctatttacgagaattacgcagcggaattactaactttcaaaacatattaaataaatagttgaTGGTTATtaaaaacaagttggaaccgttgaggccaaAATCCAAAGCATTAAACcatttaaaatccattaactgaaaataatattagtagtagtcatgactaaataaaatagagtttatacattgcggaagaataaaactctcaactcgaatcccatgataacttctcccgcaagttatctctacaaacctgctttattgaaaatctactccccaacaacgcaaatgcaattgatggatcatcatagggtcattaaggcaaagaccatgaccagaagacatgaagcacgaattgaagtcagcaaaagctgagtacgaacaagatagaataacattctatcctaacatgcttcactcgacaaattagataatccacatgcaaaagccatataataaacagataaacatggagacaagactcgacacttaacacgactcttgactcacagattaataaaaagtagcttcgaacgggtaaagtaaagtatcctcaaaaggaaagaaaggatgatgggagccaaccatacaccaaaataagtcgggctactaccgactgTCGGGCCATATCAACatgaattccaatgcacaacagcataaaagagaatgaaacaacgtcttgtatcattctaggagtacaagttttccggcaagactccccccattgttcatactcaaggtatatacgttccaagagttttgaagctctttgggttacactttacgttaattagtatattatgttcaaggcgactcaagactctactcaagacacaacatacaaacaattgagcAATTAAGCAATTCatcaatgacacttcattattttacttctttaggacttgtgatcaaacatagactcaagtgaaattactcccattgttccttctcaaaaacactgtttgagataacccgacattgcctattaacaagcggggtgtgcccttagcacgaattgtccttgattcaattcacatagactctctaacatattctaccccttggtagaataaatatttctcattggcaatattcgactggctcaataattatgctagacatcctgtactatagcataacaataataacaacttgcatgcgcaatactcatacatgcaaaccaacttgaacaacatgcttgacataattcaataatcataaaagtccataacatgatagttcaatagaatctataaagcataattcaattaataacatgctcgttctcacagattcaaaaataataataacatgctcgttctcaatatcaaacatgaattcataataacatattcaatcccaatcatcaatcatgaattcacaacaacatataagttcacatgattcgcattcaatacacttcataaagtcctgAAGGGattggtggtcaccctagtcttgtacgtacctgaaatacctaagtacgggggccactgtgcgaatcacgactcactagaaatcaactcctataaacaaaataagagaactaaatcattatccatgtttactaaatttccagcaactatttaagattctaaaactcttagtttaattagaaattaatcattaatcgttaatttaatagcctcaaatagtcaactcaagccctaacataaaacattgactttttagctttaaaaccattaaaaaccaactttttaaagcttataaacaatctgaaaattttagttgattcccataatttaaattgtcattaaattatgtgaatcaatcgcttaattaatttgaaaccaaaaccctagcaatagtttattccaaaaaaatattttgacttcaaaaatcaacactttataaacttattaaatctgaaaattataatttcaacCATCAAAACCAATATCTTCAAtcaaaacacaatactaacccaatgcggtgttcataaccgttctaattaatttaaacaacccaaatatttaaactaatcacaacaattaaatcaatttagaactgaaaattaatatttttgaaaataaaatttgattatcccaattaacaacacacacacacaacaattaattgtgttgtgtgtgtgtgtgtgtgcgtcgagcaaacaacacaacaacaacacacataTCAACGCAGCACGCACCGCAACACGCAGCTCTCCCTTTAGCTTCAAGGTATCAAAGAAGGTTCCATAGCTTCTTTGATACCTTGAATGCGCTCCATCACAGTCACGCAGCTCTCCTTTTAGGGCACACAACAGAACATCAAATTTTGACCTTATAGGGTCGTGATTCGCATCAACAACCTCAACATTGAAAGCTGATAACCCTGTAATGGGGCTAGGTTATCAACATATTCGCATCAAATTTTGACCCTGTAATGGCGAGAAAGCGAAGTTCAGGTGCACAGTTAGAGCAAAACAGAACTTGTAAAGGCGTGTTAGGCTAACGAGGAGGATAAGTTGATAACCTAGCCCCCATAGAAGGAAATTTAGCTGAAGCCTATGTCAAAAGCCCTATAACATAATTACAAACTGATCTGATCACAAACAAACCAAATAAACAACAGCTGCATGAAAGGAATGAGATTGATGGTAGAGCTAACCTGAAACCCTAGCTTCTATCTAATTAAGGAGATGAAACCTAaaagtagtaaaaaaaaatgcCACAAACTCAAGCCAAATTTCTAAGCAAAAGGCCTGATTTAATTAATTCTGATCTAGTTACCCACTCAGAACTTGAAAGGTAGGGTTTGTTAGAAGtatatacaacaaaatgcatGAGCCTAAAAGCGTAATTGTAACTTGTAATGGAAAATAACAGGCAGCTAACATAAGAGATGCAAGACACATATAAAATAAGAAGGTAGAATACAAACCCTAGACAAAATAGAAGCAGAAAATGCAGAACGAAAAACATTTATATGTGTGCTTTTAACAAAGCAGGAACCAGAGTTATGGTGCATCAATGTCCTTCTAAATGGGTAAACAAAAAACCAACCACCAGATATGTACTAAGCAAAGGATGaacacaaaaaacaaaatgaataaCGCTGGTGAAATTTGAAGGGCATATGATGTCAAGGCGGGGTATGCAGATATGTGATCACTTATCATAATCTTTGGGGAATTTGTCAAATGAAGAGTAATTTCCATGGAAAGCATATTAGGGAAACCATTGTTGTTGATCTGTTATTATTGTATTTAGGGTATTTGTATTCACATGTAATAGGGACTATGCAATACATCTTTAAAACAAGAAGGCAGAAGAAACAACTCAAACAAGCCTTACACAAAGAGAAGCAGAAGATGCAGCATGGTATACAACAAACCATCCACCAGATATGTACTAAGTAAAGAATGAAGGCAAAAATGAAATAAACAAAGCTGGTGAAAGTCGAAGTGCATACATTGTCAGTTTGTGGTATGCAGATCTGTGATCAATGATCAGAATCTTTAGGGAATTTGTCAAATGAAGATTAATGTCCAGGGAAAGCATATCAAGGTAACCAATGGTGTTGATCTGTTATCATTATATTTAGGGTATTTGTATTCACATGCACCAAACAAGAATGGCAGAAGAAGGAACCATGAAAATAACACTACCTCAGTGAGCTCTCTGATACGGAAGAAAAGAGATGCAAAGCTAGGCAAGACAAAAAACCAATGACTGAAGAGCAAAACAAACCAGTTGTATATATGCTCTATAAAAGCAGCATGGGCCACCAATGTTCAATTCattttaaaaaaggaaaatgcaTCCAGGGGAAATGAAAAAAAACAGGAAtgtaaattaaaaagaaaaatttaaaaggGTAGAGCAAGTACTTGGCTAGCAGGCTAGCACGTTTTGTATAAAAAGTGGTCAGGAAAAGAAAATAGGAAGGTGAAtaatagaaagaaaaaaaacaaagaaacaaagtAGGACTGGTTCTCTAAAATAATAGACTCAAATAATGCCAAAGAAATAGAAGTACAACATTTGTACTAAAAGGCAAAGAGTAGAGCTTTGTAACAGTAAAAGCAAATACAGCCTACTGCACAGCAAATGAGGGCTAGGCAGAGGCCTTATGTTGTCTAATGATGCTCCTCTACATAGCCATTAGGATGGACCATTAACAAATAAATACAATTAGCtaactaataaaaataaatctagaCAAGTACAATGTAATTAAACACAAAGAACAAGCCAACTAAGAAGCTAGCAGATGTTATAAGCAGACGACGGATGAAACATACCTACGACTCCGGACCCCAGTTAAACACGAgtatttaaactaaaataaaaggaACATACTAAAGATGATAATGAATCCTAACAAAAACATATAAACAGTACTTCCACATAAAATAAAGAGAAGTGTACACAGgggaagaaaataaaaataaaaaataaaataaaaagaaactaAGGAAGCAGGACTGCAACTATAAAATAGCAAAAGGGAAAAAACCAATGGAAATTTAAAAGGCACACTTTTTTCTATTAAATATAGGCAGTCAAAAAGAGTATGaccaaaagaaataaaaagaataGTACATGTAGTACACACAATACTGTTCTCAACAGTACCCAACTCCCACCAACTGAGGTCTACTCCATAGACCTTCCACTGCCTCcaatttttttgtgtttttgaaaaACCAACAAAGTCAAAACAAGGTTAGGAAAATGCAAGAGAAATATCCCAGTTTGGAGAAAGAACAATACTAATCAGCCCTTATTAAAACattagcatacaaataattcaaattaaggTGCCAAATTAAGAAGGCCAACACACACGAAATAGAAACCCAGGAAACAAACATGATTCAGAAAGTTCCATCGTCGTCAACATATGCAACCTACTGAGCATATACAACTATACTTTCTTACGACATCATACCCATTTTAATtgtgttttattattattagtaaaaGTATATAGTAGTCCGTAACAAGATAATCACTGGAAATTTCTAATAGTGCATCATTCTATTTTGATCAGGCCGGTTTATACAatttttcagaaaaaataaaaacaactaaTTGGCAAGAACCATGTAACAGTCTGAAAAGGCCGGAAGTTCTGTCCTTTTAAGTAAATTGCAGCATTAAGAACCTCAACCGACTCATATCAGTATAACCTCAACCGATCAAATTTATTATACTTATTTATGAAAAGCATTTTTCATAAATCTTAGAAAAATATGTAGCAGGAAAAGAAATCCAAATAAGAACCAGTATGATAGTCTTGAAGATGACAACTATTGTATAAACACATACCATAGCCAGAGTGACGCCCTTTTCTCTTTACTTCATTCATGCGGCGAGCACGGGAACGGGAATGGATGTTTGATGGCTTCTTAATGATAAATCCATCTTTGATAAGCTTTCTAATGTTTTGTCCTGAAAAGAATCAAATACAAGTTAGTCATCAGTTTTGAGCAACCAACAACTATATGACAACAATACTCTGCATTTGAAAAACTACCTTTAAACAAATGCAAATACATTATACTGGTAAGTCTGACAAATGTCATCTAAATtacctgtaacaccccgacaattcccattttctaaaataacctctttttaaatataactgtaggaaattatcaaagtattatcgcccgtgtaaaaacgtacggcttattcaaaattttgcagcggaaaacataaaactaacttttgggttcataattaatctattacatattaggtccaaaacaatcaactgaaataaggaaatacgaatagtacgacaagtttcaaatccaagttaacaaattgaatcacttaattaaacaaatagaactacaagctctctaatcccgatcccaatgatgcatcatcttcaaacctgtagatgggcaatgcttattgatccttagagactgctcaccagaaatgggtcatcacaggatcaataaggcatagccatgatcaacacacacaaacaagcacgtaatcagcaaagctgagtactacatactaaagcaataataatcctaacatgatactattaa
This sequence is a window from Spinacia oleracea cultivar Varoflay chromosome 1, BTI_SOV_V1, whole genome shotgun sequence. Protein-coding genes within it:
- the LOC130465543 gene encoding uncharacterized protein, translating into MSPHQLFLKENSPVILLRNILLSSGLCNGTRLIFKRFFPNLIECVITTGHHKGEHVLIPRIKLRPSTSSKYPFQFQRKQFPIKLCFAMTINKSQGQTLSQVAIYLPRPCFSHGKLYVALSRAKKASNVILISTGYWNSTGLKQATCVVVKASLAIGTCGKEENADLLG
- the LOC110798828 gene encoding uncharacterized protein; translated protein: MFNVSQDSSTGTVSVNKIDQYQSGRWVSPCEASWRIFGFDLFEMHPSVLPLPVHLPNMKTVQVRPHEQLDAVIASDKRARTPLTEFFKLNATTPGGPRYRYGQFPEHYRWDASNKQWLKRKNNVVVIGRLAFVAPAEGERYYLRFLLTHVSGPKSFTDLLTVDGHRCTTFQEAALKLKLLEEDNVVDLCLAKACEVQMPAALRRLFATVLMFCQASDPTAMWFKYYAAISQCYSHQFPESGNRVKHLTVRSIEQYLEAMDDEFTRTKDIIDALDAPIPQECIYCRDRLNPAQQEAFDCIIDHVVRGKAGAFFIDGPGGTGKTFLYNSLYAEVLLMKKVVLPTATLGIAASNIPFGRTAHSRFKIPVDSESSLACDVPKQGSLAALIKETTLIIWDEASMAKKENIESLDLLLRDLCNPNALFGGKLVVFGGDFHQVLPVFPRKTQQEEVEASLVNSSLWPQFKKNRLTENIRAREDPEFSAFLLALGNGELQTSEDGLVRLPEQIIKHVAPGEDPVTELTGVAFPELDLNSFNSDIFTKKAILTPLNDDVDSINTTLIEKFPGQPVVYRSFDIMLDDNCNIYPT